GTCCTCGTCGTGGGCCGTGGCGGGATGGGGCTCCAGTTCGGCGTCCGTCCGGAAGGACATCAGCCATGTGGGCGGATCGGGCGTGCCGTCGCGCTCGTCATAGCAGTGAATGCGGCTCACGCGGATGGTCGGTTGCGGTTCCTGCATGCATTCCCCCCGGGGCGCGGCGGTCCGTTGTCAGGGCCGCGCAGCGCCGCTGGCCGTCTCCTCCCCCAAGGCGGCGGCCGCAGCTCGCTCCACAGTGTGCACGGCGGGCGTGATCGGGCCGTGATCGGGCGCGGCGGACGTGGGTGGCCGCCCGCTCTGCTACCCTGCGCCGTGATGACCCCGGAGCGTTACGCCAAGATCCTGCGCGTGCTGCACAGGCGCCAGCCCACCCTGACCGTGCTGATGGATCAGGTCAACAAGCCCCACAACCTCTCCGCGATTATCCGCACCTGCGACGCCGTGGGCGTGCTGGAAGCGCACGCCGTCCCGCCGGACGATGGCCGCCCCCTGGAGTTCGAGGGCCACGCCTTCGAGGCCACGTCCGGCAGCGCGCACAAGTGGGTGCGCGTACAGCGCCATGCCGACGCCGTGGGCGCCGTGCGCGGATTGCAGGCGCGGGGCTTCCAGGTGCTCGCCACGCACCTCTCGCAGCGCAGCGTGGACTACCGCGACGCCGACTACACCCGCCCCACCTGCGTGCTGCTGGGCGCCGAGAAGTGGGGCGTGAACGACGCGGCGGCCGAGGCGGCCGACGCCAACATCGTCATTCCCATGTACGGCATGGTGCAGAGCCTGAACGTGTCGGTCGCCGCAGCCACCATCCTGTTCGAGGCGCAGCGCCAGCGCCTCGCGGCCGGCATGTACGCCGCGCCGCAGCTGTCCCCCGACGAGTTGCGGAACCGCGCTTTCGAGTGGGCATACCCGGACCTGAGCGCCGCCTGCCGCGAGCGGAACGAACCGTACCCCCTGCTGGACGACACCGGACAGCTTCCTGCGTGAGCGTTTTGGTGCGTTGTGTTCACGCGGGTGAACCATGGCGGCGCTGTGCGGCCGGTAGACTGCGCAGACCGAGCCTCTTGAGCCGCCCCCGAGGTGGTTGTGGGGCCAGGAGCGACCGAACGTGAACACTGAAATCATCGTGATCCTGGCGACCCTCGCCGTGCTGGAAGGGCTGCTGTCTGCCGACAACGCGCTGGTCATGGCCGTGATGGTGCGGCCCCTGCCCGCGAACCTCCAGCAAAAAGCCCTGACCTACGTGATGTGGGGCGCCATGGCCCTGCGACTCGCGGGCGTGCTGCTCGCCAGCTTCATCATCAAGTACTGGTTCCTGCGCGCGTTCGGGGCGGCGTACCTGGCGTATCTGGTGATCGCGCACTTCGTCAAGCGTGGTGGCCACGACGACGCGCCCCGCGAACTCACGGGCTCGTTCTGGAACGTGGTCATCAGCCTGAACCTCGTGAACCTCGCGTTCTCGGTGGATTCGATTCTGGCCGGCGTGGCGCTGCTCAAGCCTGCCATGCGCGACACGCCCACCGGCTTCTGGATCGTGGTGGCCGGCGGCGTCATGGGCCTGATCCTGGTGCGCTTCGCGAGCACCTTCTTCCTCAAGCTCCTCGACCGCTTTCCCGCGCTGGACGACGTCGCGTACGTGCTGATCGGCTGGATCGCGCTGAAACTCGGCATCGAGACGGTCGAGCAGGTCAGCGAGCTGTACCACCTGGGCATCAGCGCCCACATGCCCCCGGCCATCTTCTGGACCGGCATGGGCCTGATCGCCGGGATCGGCACCTTCATCGCCACCCGCAAGGCCGCCCGCACCGAGGCGCAGGCCGAGGCGGACGTCGCCGCGATCACCGAGCAGCGCAACCGCGCCGCGAACGACCCCCTCGACGGCCACGTCGACGGCAACTGAGCAGCAGGTCCTGCCGGGCCACTCCCACTCGGGGGTGGCCTGTTGCGTTGCGGCTTCCCGGCGCCGGCGGCCGTCAGGCGGGAGCCGTGACCGTCTCCAGGAATCCGGCTATTGACGTCAACTCCTGACGGCAATGGCCGGTACCCTACGGTCATGGCTGAACTTCTGCTGTTCCACCACGCCCAGGGCCAGACGCCGGGCTTCCTCGCCTTCGCGGACGACCTGCGCGGCGCCGGACACACCGTCCACACGCCGGACCTGTACCACGGCCGCACCTTCGACACTCTGGACGCGGGCATCGCCCACGCCCGGGAACTCGGCTTCGGCGCCCTGCTCGACGCCGGCGTGCGCGCGGCGGACGACCTCCCTGAGGCCCTCGTGTACGCGGGCTTCTCGCTGGGGGTCATGCCCGCGCAGCAGCTCGCGCAGACCCGGCCGGGCGCGCGCGGCGCCCTGCTGCTGCACGCGTGCGTGCCCGCCGCCGAGTTCGGGGCGTGGCCGGAGGGCGTTCCCGCACAGATCCACGCGATGGACGGCGACCCGTTCTTCGTCGAGGACGGCGATATCGACGCTGCCCGCGCCCTGGTGGCCTCGACCCCCGACGCCGAACTGTTCCTGTACCCCGGCACCCAGCACCTGTTCGCGGACCGCAGCCTGCCGTCCTACGACCCCGGCGCCGCCGAGCTGCTGACGCGGCGCGTCCTCGGGTTCCTCCAGAGCCGCTGACCGGCACCCATGGCGGCCCTTCCGGCCTGTGCCCCTGCCCATATGCCTGACCGGGGCGTGGCGGTGCCCGGCGTACACTGCCCCCATGAGTGACCTGCTGGATACCATCCGTGACCTCGCCAAGAAAACCGACAGCAAGATCCTGATGGTCGTGCTCGACGGCATCGGTGGCCTGCCGCTGGAGCTGGGCGGCGATACCGAACTCGCCACCGCCGTCACCCCCAACCTCGACGCCCTGGCCCGCGAAGCCCAGCTCGGCCAGGTCGAACTCGTCGGCGCCGGCATCACGCCCGGCAGCGGCCCCGGCCACCTCAGCCTCTTCGGCTACGACCCGCTGCACTACGTCGTGGGCCGCGGGGCGCTCTCGGCCGTCGGCATCGGCGTGAAACTCGGCGCGGGCGACGTCGCCGTGCGCGGCAACTTCGCCACCCTGGGCGGCAACCGCATCGTCGACGACCGCCGCGCCGGCCGCCCCAGCGACGAGAAGAATGCCGAGATCGTCGGCAGACTGCGGGAGGCCATCAGCGACATCGGCGGCACGCCCGTCGAGATCTACACCGAATCCGAGCACCGCTTCGTGGTCGTGTTCCGCGCGAACGGCGGCCCCGCCCTGGGTGCGAACCTCAGCGACGTCGACCCGCAGGCGACCGGCGTGCAGCCCATGACCGCCGTCGCCCACGACGACGCCAGCCAGAAGACCGCCGACCTCGTCAACACCTTCGTCCAGCGCGCCGAGGCCGCCCTGAAGGACGAACCGCAGGTGAACGGCGTGCTGTTCCGCGGCTACAGCGACGTGCCGCACTTCCCCAGCTTCGACGACGCCTACCAGCTGCGCGCCGCGTGCATCGCCAGCTACCCCATGTACAAGGGCCTCGCCAGCCTGGTTGGCATGGACGTCCTGCCCGTCGAGGGCCACGAGGACGCCCTGGACGGCAAGGTGCAGGCCCTGAAGGACAACTGGAGCAAGTACGATTTCTTCTACTTCCACGTCAAGAAGACCGACTCCACCGGCGAGGACGGCGACTTCCCCGAGAAGGTCCACAAGATCGAGATCTTCGACGAGTTGCTGCCGCAGCTCCTTGCACTGAACCCCGACGTGATCGCCATCGTCGGTGACCACAGCACGCC
The genomic region above belongs to Deinococcus metalli and contains:
- the trmH gene encoding tRNA (guanosine(18)-2'-O)-methyltransferase TrmH translates to MTPERYAKILRVLHRRQPTLTVLMDQVNKPHNLSAIIRTCDAVGVLEAHAVPPDDGRPLEFEGHAFEATSGSAHKWVRVQRHADAVGAVRGLQARGFQVLATHLSQRSVDYRDADYTRPTCVLLGAEKWGVNDAAAEAADANIVIPMYGMVQSLNVSVAAATILFEAQRQRLAAGMYAAPQLSPDELRNRAFEWAYPDLSAACRERNEPYPLLDDTGQLPA
- a CDS encoding TerC family protein — encoded protein: MNTEIIVILATLAVLEGLLSADNALVMAVMVRPLPANLQQKALTYVMWGAMALRLAGVLLASFIIKYWFLRAFGAAYLAYLVIAHFVKRGGHDDAPRELTGSFWNVVISLNLVNLAFSVDSILAGVALLKPAMRDTPTGFWIVVAGGVMGLILVRFASTFFLKLLDRFPALDDVAYVLIGWIALKLGIETVEQVSELYHLGISAHMPPAIFWTGMGLIAGIGTFIATRKAARTEAQAEADVAAITEQRNRAANDPLDGHVDGN
- a CDS encoding 2,3-bisphosphoglycerate-independent phosphoglycerate mutase, which produces MSDLLDTIRDLAKKTDSKILMVVLDGIGGLPLELGGDTELATAVTPNLDALAREAQLGQVELVGAGITPGSGPGHLSLFGYDPLHYVVGRGALSAVGIGVKLGAGDVAVRGNFATLGGNRIVDDRRAGRPSDEKNAEIVGRLREAISDIGGTPVEIYTESEHRFVVVFRANGGPALGANLSDVDPQATGVQPMTAVAHDDASQKTADLVNTFVQRAEAALKDEPQVNGVLFRGYSDVPHFPSFDDAYQLRAACIASYPMYKGLASLVGMDVLPVEGHEDALDGKVQALKDNWSKYDFFYFHVKKTDSTGEDGDFPEKVHKIEIFDELLPQLLALNPDVIAIVGDHSTPSKLATHSWHPVPLLIRSNYGRKDAATRYTEDEALKGSLGLRRGTDVMPLLMANALKLNKYGA
- a CDS encoding dienelactone hydrolase family protein, which encodes MTSTPDGNGRYPTVMAELLLFHHAQGQTPGFLAFADDLRGAGHTVHTPDLYHGRTFDTLDAGIAHARELGFGALLDAGVRAADDLPEALVYAGFSLGVMPAQQLAQTRPGARGALLLHACVPAAEFGAWPEGVPAQIHAMDGDPFFVEDGDIDAARALVASTPDAELFLYPGTQHLFADRSLPSYDPGAAELLTRRVLGFLQSR